The Gammaproteobacteria bacterium genome includes a region encoding these proteins:
- a CDS encoding AbrB/MazE/SpoVT family DNA-binding domain-containing protein, with product MRVTTKGQVTIPRGVREALGISAKTEIDFVEDGGRFYIVKTNEPNAVGKFKKLRGIASSKMSTDEIMSLTRDS from the coding sequence ATGCGCGTTACAACCAAGGGGCAAGTCACCATTCCTAGAGGTGTGAGAGAAGCTTTAGGCATATCTGCTAAAACAGAAATCGACTTTGTTGAAGATGGGGGGCGGTTTTATATTGTAAAAACTAACGAGCCTAACGCGGTCGGTAAATTTAAGAAGCTCAGAGGGATAGCCTCATCAAAAATGTCCACGGATGAAATTATGAGCCTGACAAGAGATTCATGA
- a CDS encoding YdeI/OmpD-associated family protein, with amino-acid sequence MPEPDPLRIMTFVTPKDLSEWLKVNHSIESELWVKIFKKNTGVQSVTWNELVIEVLCWGWIDGIKKSIDDQAYLQRITPRTVRSNWSKRNTEHVERLISEKRIKEAGLVHVRAAKADGRWKNAYVVSEMEVPTDFLVALENQPRVKQFFETLNKSSRYVIAYGLTSAKKPETRQRRFEKFIDMLSREVKPT; translated from the coding sequence ATGCCTGAACCAGATCCATTGAGAATCATGACATTTGTAACACCGAAAGATCTTAGCGAGTGGCTCAAGGTCAATCACTCAATTGAAAGTGAGTTGTGGGTAAAGATATTCAAGAAAAACACAGGGGTTCAAAGTGTTACTTGGAATGAACTGGTGATAGAAGTTTTATGCTGGGGTTGGATTGACGGTATAAAAAAGTCAATTGATGATCAAGCCTATCTTCAACGTATAACTCCAAGAACAGTACGAAGCAATTGGTCTAAAAGGAACACAGAGCATGTTGAACGCTTGATAAGCGAAAAACGGATCAAGGAAGCTGGGCTTGTGCATGTACGTGCAGCGAAAGCTGATGGTCGTTGGAAAAACGCCTATGTGGTAAGTGAAATGGAAGTGCCCACAGATTTCTTAGTTGCACTGGAAAATCAGCCGAGAGTAAAGCAGTTTTTTGAAACACTTAATAAATCAAGTCGTTATGTTATTGCTTACGGCTTAACAAGTGCAAAGAAACCTGAAACCAGACAAAGGCGATTTGAAAAATTCATAGATATGCTTAGCAGAGAAGTAAAACCGACTTAG